In [Phormidium] sp. ETS-05, the genomic window ACTCTGACAGGCGGACCGGGACGGGATGCCTTTGCCATTGGTAATGGGTTTGGGGGTATGACGGTAGAAATGGCGGATGTTATTACTGATTTTGTCAGGGGTGAGGATGTGATTGATTTGATACCTGCTTTGGTGTTTGGGGATTTAAGTATGGTGCAGAATGGGGCGGATGCGGTGATACAGAATGCTGTAACTGGTGAGTTTTTGGCGCGGTTACAGGGTGTGGATGCGCCTAGTTTGAATGAGGTTAATTTTGGGTAAAAGGTTTGTAGTTGGGCTTCAGCCCAAATTCCGGAGGGCTAAAGCCAAAACCACAACCCTTGACAAAGGACAAATTATAGATGGTGATTGGTGAAAATTATGTGGACATCAGCTCAGGGTTTATTTTTGTCGCAATTGTCAGTGATTTTGGGGGGATTGTTGCTGCCTTTGGGGTTGCCTCAGTTGGCGAAAGCTGAGGGGGAAACCTTGGTGGCTCAAATAATTCCCGCTGCTGATGGGACGGGGACGGTGGTGGAGGTGCAGGGTAATAAATACGAGATTACTGGGGGTAAAACTTCGGCTGATGGGGTGAATCTATTCCACAGTCTTCAGGAATTTGGGCTGACTCAGGGGCAAATTGCTGATTTTATGGCTTCTCCTGATATCCGCAATATTTTGGGACGGGTATCGGGGGGTAATGCTTCGATTATTGATGGGTTGATTCAGGTTAGCGGGGGGAATGCTAATCTGTTTTTGATGAATCCGGCGGGGATTGTATTTAGACCGAATGCGAGTTTAAATGTGCTGGGTTCGTTTACTGCTACTACCGCCACGGGTATCGGGTTTGATTCGGGGTGGTTTGAGGCGTTTGGGAATAATGATTATGGGGCTTTGGTGGGAAATCCCAGTGCTTTTAGTTTCAATCTGGCTCAGCCGGGAAGTATTATTAATGCAGGTAATTTAACTGTTATCAATGGCAATTTAAGTTTAATTGGCGGGACGGTAATTAATGGCGGGTCGCTAATGGCTCCGGGTGGGGATATTATGGTGACTGCTGTTCCTGGTAGTCATATGGTGAGAATTTCTCAGCCGGGACATCTGCTTAGTTTAGAGGTTGAGTCCTCTAGTTCTGGGTTTTCTCCGGTTTCCCTTCCGCAGTTGTTGACTGGGAGCGAAGTTCATCATGCAACTTCTGTGATGGTGACTGACTCTGGGGAGGTGATTTTGAGTGGTTCTGGGTTGTCGGTGAACAATGGGGATGTGGTGGTTGCTTCGCAACAACAGCAACCAAGAATCGAGGGGAGAAATGTTAATCTGAATGCTCACGGTCATCTCACTTTAGTGTCAAGTGATATTCGCACCGATCGCGATATGCACCTTGATGCGGCTGGGGTGGTGACGGTACGGGATGGCAGTTTTACGGCTGTTGGGAATCTGAGGATTGAGGGGGATGGAAGTATTGATATTTTGGCGATTCCGGGGGCTGTAGATTATCCGTTCCAAGCTGGCGCTAATATTACTTTAGTGAGCAATGGCAATATTTATACTGATTCTCACTTTAATGCTAAAGGTGATTTCTCGATTCAAAAGTTGGGGGGAGATGCGGCGACTCTGATTAGTCGCTATGACCCAATTATTACTGTACAGGGTAATGCCAGCTTTGGGGATTATACGGGGGTGTCGCTGAAGGTGGAGGCGACGGGAAGTATTACCAGTGGTAATATCATAATTACGGGGCCAGATACGACTTTGGCGGCTTCATCAGACCCGGATGCGGAGATTTTGAGAAATAGTCCGGCTCTGATTATGCGTTCTGGTGTGGAAAGTCTAGCTAATGCGGCGAATATTCCACCTAACAGCAATGTAGCTGGTACTTTATTTGGGGCTAATGGGATTCCGAGCAATAATGGGATTACGGCGGGCAGTATTTCTACTCCCGGCGGTCCGGTGATTTTAAATGCGGCTGGGGAAATTCGCCTAGACAATATCAACACTGCAGGGGGAGAAGTTAATCTAAATGCGGTGGGAAATATCACGGTTTTTGGCCAAATTAATTCTAGTAATATTAATAGTAATGGCGGTAATATAACTCTCAATTCTCTGGCTGATATTGAGATTTTGTCTATCAATGCGCAAGGTGGCGCTCCCGGCGGTGGTGCAGTGGATATTACGGCGGGTAATTTTTTCCGTGCGGTGGGCAGTTTTATTGACCGCAATGGTGTAGATGCCAGTATTTCCACAGCGGCTGAGCCGGGAAACCAAGGTAACGGGATTGGCAATAATAGGGGGGGAGATATTACGATTCGCCATGCTGGCGAGACTACTACTCCTTTTGTGATTGGTGATGCTACGGTTAATGGCACAGCGGGAGCAATTACCAGTGGTTTTGAAACTCTAACACCGCCTTTCCCAGTTCCTGTACCACCGCGAGTCTATAACTCCCGCAATATCACGATTATTACTGAAGCTCCAGAAGTGGAACCAGGACCGTCACCATCTTTAGAGTTTGCGATAAGTAGCACTTCTGAGGAGGAAGGCAGCAGCGAAGATGGGGAAGAGCCTGCCGCTGAGGCGGAAACTGTTACGGAGGAGGAAGTAACTGAGGCGGAAATTACTACCGCTGAGGAGCAAGTAACTGCTACTACGGAAACGCAACCAATAACTGCTACTTCAGAAATAATTATATCGGAGCAGATAACGACAACAACGGAAACGACAACAACGGAAACGACTACATTGGAAACGACGACGGAAACAACCATATCGGAACAGATAACGGCTGCAGAAACTGCTGCGGAAGCGGAGGTAGTGGCGGAGGCGGAAACTGTTGCGGAAGCGGAAGCAGTGGTGGAGGCGGAAACTGTTGCGGAAGCGGAAGCAGTGGTGGAGGAAACTGTTGCAGAAGCGGAGGTAGTGGCGGAGGCGGAAACTGTTGCAGAAGCGGAAGCAGTGGTGGCGGAGGAGGCAACACCTGCTAGGGATTTGCTGAATAATATCGAATTTGGATTAAATCTGCCTGCGGCAACGGTGGAAAATATGATTGCGGGAGATTTGCAAACTTCGGCGAATTCTGCGAGTGTTTCTGTGGGAGGGATGAGTAATGCTACGGCGATGACTGCGGATGCGGGTGGTGGTGGGGCAACTTCTTTTACGGTTGATGCTAGCGTCCAACCGCAGGGGGTGGCGGCTACTGCTGCTGATGGTGGTGGTGGCGGCGGTGGTGCTGGTGGTGGTGGCGCTGCTGGTGGTGGCGGCGGTGGCGCCAGTGGTGGTGGTGCCAGTGGTGGCGGCGGTGATGGTGGCGGCGGTGATGGTGGCGGTGATGGTGGCGGTGGTGCTGCTGGTGGTGATGAGGCGGCGGCGGCGAGTGAGTCGAGTTCGGGTGATGATTCTAGCTCGGATGATGGCGGTGCTGATGCGCAAATGGATTCGATTTTTTCGGGTGGCGGGAGTGTGGTGGGTACGGTATGGCAGGTGGAGCAACAGCGAAATCAGGAATATGAGGAGTATTTGGGGGTACAGGCGTCTTTGGAACGTCAGGATGTGGCGATTTCTAAGTTTAGAAATGTGCTAACGGAACTGGAATCGGCAACTGGTGAGGCGGCGGGGATTACCTATATGGTGATGCGCCAAGAGCAGTTGGAAATTGTTGTGTTTACAGCGGCGGGGGACCCGGTGCGGGTGAGTGTGCCTGCGGCGAATCGGGAAACTTTGTTGCCGCTAATTAGGAGGTTTCGTGGGGAAGTGACGAATCCCCGGAAGCGGAATAGTAATGATTATTTGCCTCTGGCACAAGAATTGTATAAGTTGCTGATTACACCGATCGAGGAAGCGTTGAATGGGCAGGAACTGGATACGCTGGTGTTTTCTATGGATTCAGATTTGCGCTCTTTGCCTATAGCGGCTTTGCATGATGGGAAGCAGTTTGTGGCGGAAAAGTATAGTGTGGCGCTGATTCCCAGTTTTGCTTTGGTGGATACAACTTATAACTCGTTGCAAAATGCGAAAGTGTTGGCGATGGGGGCGAGTGAATTTACGGATAATAATCCCCTGCCAGCAGTACCAACTGAACTGAAGACGATTACGGAGGAGTTTGGGGCGGCTCAATTTTTTATGAATGAGGACTTTACCCGGGAAAATCTTTCTAAGCAAAGAGCGGCTGATTCTTATCAAATTATCCATTTGGCGACTCATGCGGATTTTCAGCCGGGAGGTTTGGCTAGTTCTTATATTCAGTTGTGGAATGATAAGCTGACTTTGGCGGAGATTCCGCAGTTGGCTTGGAGTAACCCACCGATCGATTTGCTGGTGATTTCGGGTTGTCGTAGTGCTTTGGGTAATAAGGAGGCGGAGCTGGGGTTTGCGGGGTTGGCGGTGAAAAGTGGGGTGAGAACGGCGATCGCCAGTTTGTGGTCGGTGAGTGATGAGGGGACGTTGGCGCTGATGAGTGAGTTTTACCGCCAACTGCGAACTGCACCAACGAAAGGGGAGGCGCTGCGTCAAGCGCAGTTAGCGATGATTCGGGGTGAAATTACGGTGGAGAATGGGAGTTTGCGGGCGGCGAACCGGGGTGCGGCAATTCAGCTCCCCCCGGAATTGGCTGGGTTAACGAAGGACAGTTTATCTCATCC contains:
- a CDS encoding CHAT domain-containing protein, with product MAKAEGETLVAQIIPAADGTGTVVEVQGNKYEITGGKTSADGVNLFHSLQEFGLTQGQIADFMASPDIRNILGRVSGGNASIIDGLIQVSGGNANLFLMNPAGIVFRPNASLNVLGSFTATTATGIGFDSGWFEAFGNNDYGALVGNPSAFSFNLAQPGSIINAGNLTVINGNLSLIGGTVINGGSLMAPGGDIMVTAVPGSHMVRISQPGHLLSLEVESSSSGFSPVSLPQLLTGSEVHHATSVMVTDSGEVILSGSGLSVNNGDVVVASQQQQPRIEGRNVNLNAHGHLTLVSSDIRTDRDMHLDAAGVVTVRDGSFTAVGNLRIEGDGSIDILAIPGAVDYPFQAGANITLVSNGNIYTDSHFNAKGDFSIQKLGGDAATLISRYDPIITVQGNASFGDYTGVSLKVEATGSITSGNIIITGPDTTLAASSDPDAEILRNSPALIMRSGVESLANAANIPPNSNVAGTLFGANGIPSNNGITAGSISTPGGPVILNAAGEIRLDNINTAGGEVNLNAVGNITVFGQINSSNINSNGGNITLNSLADIEILSINAQGGAPGGGAVDITAGNFFRAVGSFIDRNGVDASISTAAEPGNQGNGIGNNRGGDITIRHAGETTTPFVIGDATVNGTAGAITSGFETLTPPFPVPVPPRVYNSRNITIITEAPEVEPGPSPSLEFAISSTSEEEGSSEDGEEPAAEAETVTEEEVTEAEITTAEEQVTATTETQPITATSEIIISEQITTTTETTTTETTTLETTTETTISEQITAAETAAEAEVVAEAETVAEAEAVVEAETVAEAEAVVEETVAEAEVVAEAETVAEAEAVVAEEATPARDLLNNIEFGLNLPAATVENMIAGDLQTSANSASVSVGGMSNATAMTADAGGGGATSFTVDASVQPQGVAATAADGGGGGGGAGGGGAAGGGGGGASGGGASGGGGDGGGGDGGGDGGGGAAGGDEAAAASESSSGDDSSSDDGGADAQMDSIFSGGGSVVGTVWQVEQQRNQEYEEYLGVQASLERQDVAISKFRNVLTELESATGEAAGITYMVMRQEQLEIVVFTAAGDPVRVSVPAANRETLLPLIRRFRGEVTNPRKRNSNDYLPLAQELYKLLITPIEEALNGQELDTLVFSMDSDLRSLPIAALHDGKQFVAEKYSVALIPSFALVDTTYNSLQNAKVLAMGASEFTDNNPLPAVPTELKTITEEFGAAQFFMNEDFTRENLSKQRAADSYQIIHLATHADFQPGGLASSYIQLWNDKLTLAEIPQLAWSNPPIDLLVISGCRSALGNKEAELGFAGLAVKSGVRTAIASLWSVSDEGTLALMSEFYRQLRTAPTKGEALRQAQLAMIRGEITVENGSLRAANRGAAIQLPPELAGLTKDSLSHPYYWSGFTVIGSPW